The genomic interval AAATTCCGATCGTACATTACTTTTCTCTTATACTCTTGATTTGGTGCAAATAATCAATTACAGTAAAGCCAGGTATATTGAGgtcatcgattattttttgcaatgcCTTATTCTTCtcgtaacaattataataattcttatgatAAGGGTTCCAGAGGCATGGATATTGCtcgtattcttttaaaaaattaatcactaATTTCTCGTTCCATTTGGATGACATTttgtaataagaatatttttatcaacaaattttaatacaatatcacTGAAAAAACAGtgtctataattttatgtacatttataattttaaatctatccaCATAATAAAGTCAATTTTGGTTAAAGAATGCAACTGAATTTGATCGCGCGATACATCGAACGAAAGCATTTgtcaaatcattttatattattttattaacttccTTTTTGCAATTCTATGAATTAACATTATGatgttatacatattatatcttttatagattttttttttttttttaattactagtcaaataaaaataattcgtaaatttttatttccattgttTACATTGTTCGAAGTCATAAGAAGAATCGGTCTTAATTTTGATAACTGGAAGACCGCAGCTACAAGTAATTTCCTTATGTAATAGTGTGCATTCGCTACAAGTTGAAGATGTATAACAATCCAAATGTcttgatttcatattatcCAGACGTTCTTGAGCAATTAGGTCTTGTATATGTTTCTCTAACTTAATAGCaacttctaaaaataaattatatatcactttaataattatctttataatatatcaatattaatattcaccgAAACTTATATTTCGCAATTGAAATGCAATACTCTTGCCGAACATGTCAAACTCATCGATTTTCCTTGCctctttaatatcattttctgtcaaaatataatctatacaACCAATATCcttctgaaaattattttctatatttagtttaatttgtaaattctctaaattaaatatcaggAGAGaacttatacatttattttcggatctatagaataaaatttttaatctgacaataaaaatctatttaccggatcatttttcatcattatagTCATTAGATTTGCAGTGttagatatttcattttctatatacaCTTGGCAAGCTGTACATGCAGTTTTGAAATAAGAGATTTCAGTTTGGGTTGCATGCTctgtattgatatttttcttggtATTATTACCAACATCAATTTGAGTTATTTTTTGtgcatgtaaataatttttgcaatctGTAGGTTGCGAAGTAATAATTTCCTCATGTTCATCcgggataaaaaatttttctagttttctaaaagtgaagaaattttaatatattttattgtaatatattaatgttatatattatcgatataatatatataatatgatatatatgtaatatacataatatacatatatgtataataaataatataagttacTTGACACGAGTACGaggtttaattatattcgatttctCACAGTAACAAGTtgcatatgaataattataatccttATTTAATACTCTTTGTTCTACAGAATTTGAACGTATTCTGTATTGATCGCACATTTCATCACAGTAGTTTCTAAATGTATCTCTTTTATCATCATACTTCTAAATATGAAGTTAAttgttatgataaataaataaaatttttataatatattttattataattgagtaATATACACCTCACAAGTATCACTATAAGTTGCTATAAATGGAAAGAATAATTGGTGTACTATTGGAAACCAGCTCATTGTTGGACTGTAAAATTTCTCACAAGATATTGCAGCACTAATTTTAGACAATTCATAACAATATTGAGCTTTTACATAAGTAATCCTTTTGATACAATCACAAACTGTTAAACCACAAACGTTCATAGAATTCACGATCTCTTTGTAAGCTTTGTAACGACAtagtttatttctaaaatttgggTGAAAAGGATTTCTTAAACACTCGTGTTTACTATAAAGAGTTACTAATCTCAATGTTAAATTTTCGGTCCATGCAATTGGCatgataaattgttttaatcatTTGCAGCATAATCAGGTTATTTAATCTTTCACTTGTATTGATGCCACAATTTACATATCGTAAAAGCTTTGTGTTCACATCTTGAGCTCATACGAAAATTCTTAGCAAGAATTTCTGTGCTGAAAGAATGCGATGAGCGAATTGCGTTTagattatacattatacaagacaggttaaaaaaattattaaaatttagagaaatatatatgaaaaaaaaaaaaaaatgaaagaatagatgaaatatatagTCTCCTTAactattgtttttttcataaatgtatacataataaaataataaaatgaataatttataatataacacgaATAACGAGCAACATACaaagatcaaaaaatttatttagccatatttgttgttaaaagcattattataacatatcttacagattaaattattttaaattatttttgtgtgaaataagaattatttttaaccatGAATTCAATGCAATATGTTTTTTGTTACAGACTAGAACCAGT from Apis mellifera strain DH4 linkage group LG8, Amel_HAv3.1, whole genome shotgun sequence carries:
- the LOC100577825 gene encoding uncharacterized protein LOC100577825 — its product is MPIAWTENLTLRLVTLYSKHECLRNPFHPNFRNKLCRYKAYKEIVNSMNVCGLTVCDCIKRITYVKAQYCYELSKISAAISCEKFYSPTMSWFPIVHQLFFPFIATYSDTCEKYDDKRDTFRNYCDEMCDQYRIRSNSVEQRVLNKDYNYSYATCYCEKSNIIKPRTRVKKLEKFFIPDEHEEIITSQPTDCKNYLHAQKITQIDVGNNTKKNINTEHATQTEISYFKTACTACQVYIENEISNTANLMTIMMKNDPKDIGCIDYILTENDIKEARKIDEFDMFGKSIAFQLRNISFEVAIKLEKHIQDLIAQERLDNMKSRHLDCYTSSTCSECTLLHKEITCSCGLPVIKIKTDSSYDFEQCKQWK